Proteins from one Paraburkholderia acidisoli genomic window:
- a CDS encoding MFS transporter, whose amino-acid sequence MKTIVGLRWWIIALVCVGTILNYLARNSLSVLAPELKETLHFTTQQYSYVVAAFQIGYTIMQPVCGILVDILGLRLGFALFAALWSAAGVMHGFATGWLSLGAMRGLLGLFEAAAIPSGMKAVAEWFPDRQKSVAVGYFNAGTSLGAVLAPPVVIFFSLRFGWQTAFIVTGAVGFIWAAAWYVLYRSPRAHPRISDHERALILDGQHTPALHGKRSTREVVTSRRFWAIALPRFFAEPAWQTFSFWIPLYLATERHMDLKQIAIFAWLPFLAADMGGILGGYLSPFLMRHFRLPLVWSRVAGVVLGAFMMIGPACIGLVASPYQAIALFCVGGFAHQMISALVNTLAADVFDPQEVGTASGFAGMAAWIGGLGFSLLVGALADKVGYGPLFACLGAFDIVGAALLVWLIRGQARNDYRIASA is encoded by the coding sequence TTGAAAACCATCGTCGGTCTGCGCTGGTGGATCATCGCCCTCGTGTGCGTGGGCACCATCCTGAACTACCTCGCGCGCAACTCGTTGTCGGTGCTGGCGCCCGAACTCAAAGAGACGCTGCACTTCACCACGCAGCAGTATTCGTATGTGGTCGCGGCCTTTCAGATCGGCTACACGATCATGCAACCGGTGTGCGGCATTCTCGTCGACATCCTCGGCCTGCGGCTCGGCTTCGCGCTGTTCGCGGCGCTGTGGTCGGCGGCGGGCGTCATGCATGGCTTCGCCACGGGCTGGCTCTCGCTCGGCGCCATGCGCGGCCTGCTCGGGCTGTTCGAAGCGGCGGCCATTCCCTCGGGCATGAAGGCCGTGGCCGAATGGTTTCCCGATCGCCAGAAGTCGGTGGCCGTGGGCTATTTCAACGCGGGCACCTCGCTCGGCGCCGTCCTCGCGCCGCCCGTCGTGATCTTCTTTTCGCTGCGCTTCGGCTGGCAGACTGCGTTCATCGTTACGGGCGCGGTGGGCTTCATCTGGGCCGCCGCGTGGTACGTGCTGTATCGCTCGCCGCGCGCGCATCCGCGCATCAGCGATCACGAGCGCGCGCTCATTCTCGACGGTCAGCACACGCCCGCGTTGCACGGCAAGCGCAGCACGCGCGAGGTGGTGACGTCGCGGCGCTTCTGGGCGATCGCGTTGCCGCGCTTCTTCGCCGAACCCGCGTGGCAGACCTTCAGCTTCTGGATTCCGCTCTATCTCGCGACCGAGCGGCACATGGATCTCAAACAGATCGCCATCTTCGCGTGGCTGCCGTTTCTCGCTGCCGACATGGGCGGCATTCTCGGCGGTTATCTTTCGCCGTTTCTCATGCGGCACTTCCGGTTGCCGCTCGTCTGGTCGCGCGTGGCAGGCGTCGTGCTCGGCGCGTTCATGATGATCGGCCCCGCGTGCATCGGCCTGGTCGCTTCGCCCTACCAGGCCATCGCACTCTTTTGCGTAGGCGGCTTCGCGCACCAGATGATCTCCGCGCTCGTCAACACGCTCGCGGCGGACGTGTTCGATCCGCAGGAAGTGGGCACGGCGAGCGGCTTCGCGGGCATGGCCGCGTGGATCGGCGGGCTCGGGTTTTCGCTGCTGGTGGGCGCGCTCGCCGACAAGGTGGGCTACGGACCGCTGTTCGCCTGTCTCGGCGCGTTCGACATCGTCGGCGCTGCCCTGCTCGTCTGGCTCATACGCGGACAGGCACGCAACGACTACCGCATCGCGAGCGCATGA
- a CDS encoding glycoside hydrolase family 31 protein codes for MTSLLQPPTFALASRDDNHLRLTSADGATLDVFVLEDDIVRVRVLPDGEAHGPRTWAIAPGLDDVPYEGRDRLDTHGFSMPSFVLLTNDEGIVVETQQIRLSIAYAGGRCAWQMHDGDAWRTVLQDRATQAYNFGWWDERVYHYVRREPGEMYVGLGERAGSIDRAQQSYRMTNVDAMGYSARTTDPLYKHIPFYLTWQREARLGFGLFYDTLADCTFDMGRELDNYHGPYRHFIADHGDLDYYFIASLRTPLAAVRRFTWLTGRPALMPKWGLGYSGSTMSYTDAPDAQRQMNEFIARCREHDILCDSFHLSSGYTSIGAKRYVFNWNRDKFPDIEGFVRDYLDHGVKLCANIKPCLLRDHPEFDAAAREGLLIRSGDGQPAWVQFWDEVGAYVDFTNPAATAWWKQHVKDALLRYGIAATWNDNNEYEIWSPQAKAHGFGHSFAAREAKVLQTLLMMRASRDAQREHAPHTRPFLVSRSGGVGMHRYVQTWSGDNATSWETLRYNLKMGLGLALSGVSNIGHDIGGFAGPAPDPELFLRWIQFGVWMPRFSIHSWNDDGTVNEPWMFPEHTPQVSALLKLRYRLLPYLYQLLWDSTLHYEPVLRPTFADFPGDPHCYAESDDMMVGASLLAAPVVEPGRTTREVRLPAGAHWTCFWSGVTFAGGQTITLPAPFEHPVMLIREGSVIALNVAEQHFDARAERRAFRIVPMQSGARVERRYIEDDGETEAWRNGEFGTWTVAVEGDARDLRISVTKSGLMPDASTALELHLPASEKRQLHLSGAQITADTHAGGWRTIDIEIV; via the coding sequence ATGACCTCGTTACTTCAACCGCCCACATTCGCGCTGGCTTCGCGCGATGACAATCACCTGCGCCTCACCAGTGCCGATGGCGCGACGCTCGACGTATTCGTGCTCGAAGACGACATCGTGCGCGTACGCGTGCTGCCCGATGGCGAAGCGCACGGCCCGCGCACGTGGGCGATCGCGCCCGGGCTCGACGACGTCCCTTACGAAGGCCGGGACCGACTCGATACCCACGGCTTCTCGATGCCTTCATTCGTATTGCTAACGAATGACGAAGGTATCGTCGTCGAAACCCAACAGATTCGCCTTTCTATTGCTTACGCGGGCGGCCGCTGCGCCTGGCAAATGCATGACGGCGACGCATGGCGCACCGTGCTGCAGGACCGCGCCACGCAAGCGTATAACTTCGGCTGGTGGGACGAGCGTGTGTATCACTATGTGCGCCGCGAACCGGGCGAAATGTACGTGGGTCTCGGCGAGCGCGCCGGTTCGATCGATCGTGCGCAACAAAGTTATCGCATGACCAATGTCGACGCGATGGGCTACAGCGCGCGCACCACCGACCCGCTCTACAAGCACATCCCGTTCTACCTCACGTGGCAACGCGAGGCGCGGCTCGGCTTTGGCCTGTTCTACGACACGCTCGCCGACTGCACCTTCGACATGGGCCGCGAACTGGACAATTACCACGGCCCGTATCGCCATTTCATTGCGGATCACGGCGATCTCGACTACTACTTCATCGCTTCGCTACGCACGCCGCTGGCCGCGGTGCGCCGCTTCACCTGGCTGACGGGCCGCCCCGCGCTGATGCCGAAGTGGGGACTCGGCTACTCCGGCTCGACCATGAGCTATACCGACGCACCCGACGCCCAGCGGCAAATGAACGAATTCATCGCGCGCTGCCGCGAGCACGACATACTGTGCGACTCGTTTCATCTTTCTTCGGGTTACACGTCCATTGGCGCGAAACGCTATGTGTTCAACTGGAATCGCGACAAGTTCCCCGACATCGAAGGCTTCGTGCGCGACTACCTCGACCACGGCGTCAAGCTCTGCGCGAACATCAAACCATGCCTGTTGCGGGATCATCCCGAGTTCGACGCCGCCGCACGGGAGGGCTTGCTGATTCGATCGGGCGACGGGCAACCCGCGTGGGTTCAGTTCTGGGACGAAGTGGGCGCGTACGTCGACTTCACGAATCCCGCCGCCACGGCCTGGTGGAAGCAGCACGTGAAAGACGCCCTGTTGCGCTACGGCATTGCCGCCACCTGGAACGACAACAACGAGTATGAAATCTGGTCGCCCCAAGCCAAGGCGCACGGTTTCGGCCATTCCTTTGCGGCGCGCGAAGCGAAAGTCCTGCAAACGTTGCTGATGATGCGCGCCTCGCGCGACGCGCAACGCGAGCACGCGCCTCACACGCGGCCATTCCTCGTCTCGCGTTCGGGCGGCGTGGGCATGCATCGCTACGTGCAGACCTGGTCCGGCGACAACGCCACCTCGTGGGAAACGCTGCGCTACAACCTCAAGATGGGACTCGGGCTCGCGCTTTCGGGCGTATCGAACATCGGCCACGATATTGGCGGCTTCGCGGGTCCCGCGCCCGACCCCGAACTGTTCCTGCGCTGGATACAGTTCGGCGTCTGGATGCCGCGTTTCTCCATTCACTCGTGGAACGACGACGGCACGGTCAACGAACCGTGGATGTTTCCCGAGCACACGCCGCAGGTTTCCGCGCTGCTCAAGCTGCGTTACCGCCTGCTGCCCTATCTCTATCAGTTGCTGTGGGATTCCACCCTGCATTACGAGCCGGTCCTGCGGCCGACCTTCGCCGACTTCCCCGGCGACCCGCATTGCTACGCCGAATCCGACGACATGATGGTCGGCGCTTCGCTGCTCGCCGCGCCCGTGGTTGAACCGGGGCGCACCACGCGTGAGGTGCGCCTGCCGGCCGGGGCGCACTGGACCTGCTTCTGGAGCGGCGTCACGTTCGCGGGCGGCCAAACCATCACGCTGCCCGCGCCGTTCGAGCACCCCGTCATGCTGATACGCGAAGGCAGCGTGATCGCGCTGAACGTCGCCGAGCAGCATTTCGACGCGCGGGCCGAACGGCGGGCCTTCCGGATCGTGCCGATGCAAAGCGGCGCGCGCGTCGAGCGCCGCTATATCGAGGACGACGGCGAAACCGAAGCGTGGCGCAACGGCGAGTTCGGCACGTGGACCGTCGCGGTCGAGGGGGACGCCCGGGACCTCAGGATTTCAGTGACGAAGTCCGGGCTCATGCCTGACGCAAGCACGGCGCTGGAACTCCACCTGCCCGCCAGCGAAAAGCGGCAACTCCACCTGAGCGGAGCGCAGATCACGGCGGATACGCATGCCGGCGGCTGGCGAACGATCGATATCGAAATCGTCTAG